In one Deltaproteobacteria bacterium genomic region, the following are encoded:
- a CDS encoding PDZ domain-containing protein, with protein sequence MKRRWIYDILVLSIVVYFVVDAVMALVGSRVATVPAAIEETGGETTTKQPVPLKPLSYYSVVAERDLFGGGDAGADVGRGGEDIELANIPLALDDLGLRLVGTVVAGGPVESVAIIEDARTRKQGVYHEGDRVKEALIKKILRLSVVVNTGERDEMLTMATPEKGRRAPVSRAPRRSPPRPAPGRTVQLDRDEIESSMQDLNKLMRQVRIRPYMEGRKPAGFLVTNIKPGSIFAKMGLRNGDVIQAVNDEEITSPEQAIDFYESLMEGGEIALQIKRGRRKRELHYEIQ encoded by the coding sequence ATGAAGCGCCGCTGGATCTACGACATTCTGGTGCTGAGCATAGTGGTGTATTTTGTGGTTGATGCGGTCATGGCCCTGGTGGGCTCCAGGGTGGCTACTGTTCCTGCGGCAATTGAGGAGACAGGAGGGGAAACAACTACAAAGCAGCCTGTGCCGCTGAAGCCTTTGAGCTATTATTCTGTGGTGGCAGAAAGAGATCTCTTTGGCGGCGGCGATGCTGGAGCAGACGTCGGCAGGGGCGGTGAAGACATAGAGCTGGCAAACATCCCTCTGGCTCTCGATGACCTCGGCCTGCGCCTGGTGGGCACAGTGGTGGCAGGCGGGCCCGTGGAAAGCGTCGCAATTATCGAGGATGCCAGAACCCGCAAGCAGGGGGTATATCACGAAGGGGACAGGGTCAAGGAAGCTCTCATCAAGAAGATCCTGCGCCTGAGTGTGGTGGTGAACACTGGAGAGCGCGACGAAATGCTCACCATGGCAACGCCGGAGAAGGGCAGGCGGGCCCCGGTTTCCCGCGCCCCTCGTCGATCTCCTCCGCGGCCTGCACCGGGCAGAACCGTACAGCTGGACAGGGATGAGATAGAATCTTCGATGCAAGACCTCAACAAACTCATGCGGCAGGTGCGCATCAGGCCATATATGGAAGGCAGGAAGCCAGCCGGCTTCCTGGTTACCAATATCAAACCTGGCAGTATTTTTGCAAAGATGGGACTCCGCAATGGTGACGTGATTCAGGCTGTAAATGATGAAGAGATCACCAGCCCCGAACAGGCAATTGATTTTTATGAGAGTCTCATGGAGGGAGGAGAAATAGCCCTGCAAATAAAACGCGGACGGCGAAAACGAGAGCTCCACTATGAAATACAGTAG